In Streptomyces sp. NBC_01439, the following are encoded in one genomic region:
- a CDS encoding MupA/Atu3671 family FMN-dependent luciferase-like monooxygenase: MDFSVYFFSANDRYDFGERYRFVLDVARFMDERGFTAIWTPERHFQEFGGSFPNPAVLSAALAVTTRNLRIRAGSVVLPHHHPVRVAEEWSLVDQLSGGRAGVCVATGWHQGDFVFYPEHYETRREHTLRHISTLRALWRGETVPFPGPGGRELEVRTYPRPAQAELPLWLVHTSNPQTWEDAGRLGLNVLSLLTSWEKLGEDIARYRAAREEAGHDPRTGIVTIGMHTYVGEDEKRVWDTVRGPVKNYLASFMTQQRADDKVNGSSRGTDPAEQDRLAELMAEDYYRRRSLLGTPDKCAATVERLRSTGVDEIACLVDFGLPFETVLAALPALDALRHRFAPLEAHPASPGPMTWYYDRH; encoded by the coding sequence ATGGATTTCAGCGTCTATTTCTTCTCCGCCAACGACCGGTACGACTTCGGCGAGCGCTACCGGTTCGTCCTCGACGTCGCCCGGTTCATGGACGAGCGGGGGTTCACCGCCATCTGGACCCCCGAGAGGCACTTCCAGGAGTTCGGGGGGAGCTTCCCCAACCCGGCCGTCCTGTCCGCCGCCCTGGCGGTGACGACCCGGAATCTGAGAATCCGAGCGGGCAGCGTGGTGCTCCCGCACCACCACCCGGTCCGGGTGGCCGAGGAGTGGTCGCTCGTCGACCAGCTCTCCGGGGGCCGGGCAGGGGTCTGTGTGGCCACCGGCTGGCACCAGGGCGACTTCGTCTTCTACCCCGAGCACTACGAGACCCGCCGGGAGCACACCCTCCGGCACATCTCCACCCTCCGCGCATTGTGGCGAGGGGAAACAGTCCCCTTCCCCGGCCCCGGCGGGCGGGAGCTGGAGGTCCGCACCTACCCGCGGCCCGCCCAGGCGGAACTGCCCCTGTGGCTGGTGCACACCTCGAACCCGCAGACCTGGGAGGACGCGGGCCGGCTGGGCCTCAACGTGCTGTCGCTGCTGACGAGCTGGGAGAAGCTCGGGGAGGACATCGCCCGCTACCGGGCGGCCCGCGAGGAGGCCGGCCACGACCCGCGGACCGGCATCGTGACCATCGGCATGCACACGTACGTCGGCGAGGACGAGAAGCGCGTCTGGGACACCGTACGCGGCCCGGTGAAGAACTACCTCGCGTCCTTCATGACCCAGCAGCGGGCCGATGACAAGGTGAACGGCTCCTCCCGCGGCACCGACCCGGCCGAACAGGACAGGCTCGCCGAGCTGATGGCCGAGGACTACTACCGGAGGCGCTCCCTGCTCGGGACGCCCGACAAGTGCGCGGCCACCGTGGAGCGGCTGCGCTCCACCGGCGTCGACGAGATCGCCTGCCTCGTCGACTTCGGCCTGCCGTTCGAGACCGTCCTGGCAGCGCTGCCCGCCCTTGACGCACTACGCCACCGCTTCGCCCCGCTGGAGGCCCATCCCGCCTCCCCAGGCCCCATGACCTGGTACTACGACCGGCACTGA
- a CDS encoding SAM-dependent methyltransferase, translated as MNSTPQSNAEEVAALYDEFSEFHARICDSNLHVGYWPEGDENSSFQEATAHLTDLMVRRLAPRTGQRILDIGCGIGQPAFRLAQAAAADVVGITVSKRQIERATARADELGLAGRVRFERADAMKLPYADGSYDAAWLFESLIHMPDKAQALREAARVLRPGSRLAIADMFREPEKDWSEIHPLVTAIRLDEYGPLLEGAGFTVVDIEDVTPHILVPETVRVSLRAQMLEHRDEWVRIAGEDVVKAMLDPEVNTFYTPGLGYVLITAERR; from the coding sequence ATGAACTCGACACCGCAGTCCAACGCCGAGGAAGTCGCCGCGCTCTACGACGAGTTCAGCGAGTTCCACGCCCGGATCTGCGACAGCAACCTGCACGTCGGATACTGGCCGGAAGGAGACGAGAACTCCTCCTTCCAGGAGGCGACCGCGCACCTGACAGACCTCATGGTGCGCCGGCTCGCCCCCAGAACCGGCCAGCGCATACTCGACATCGGCTGCGGAATCGGCCAGCCCGCCTTCCGCCTCGCCCAGGCGGCCGCCGCCGACGTCGTCGGCATCACCGTCAGCAAGCGCCAGATCGAGCGGGCCACCGCTCGCGCCGACGAACTCGGGCTCGCCGGGCGGGTCCGGTTCGAGCGCGCCGACGCGATGAAGCTCCCGTACGCCGACGGCTCGTACGACGCAGCGTGGCTCTTCGAATCCCTGATCCACATGCCCGACAAGGCACAGGCGCTCCGCGAGGCCGCCCGGGTGCTGCGCCCCGGCTCCCGCCTCGCCATCGCCGACATGTTCCGCGAGCCGGAGAAGGACTGGTCGGAAATCCACCCCCTCGTCACGGCCATCCGGCTCGACGAGTACGGACCGCTGCTCGAAGGGGCCGGCTTCACGGTCGTCGACATCGAGGACGTGACCCCGCACATCCTCGTGCCCGAGACGGTACGCGTCAGCCTGCGCGCCCAGATGCTGGAGCACCGCGACGAGTGGGTGCGGATCGCCGGTGAAGACGTGGTCAAGGCCATGCTCGACCCCGAGGTCAACACCTTCTACACACCCGGCCTCGGCTACGTGCTCATCACCGCGGAACGCCGCTGA
- a CDS encoding thioesterase II family protein, which yields MDLVAENAENADRWVLRPVRRRAGRIRLLCLPYAGGSAAVFHGWGDLLPEAVEPWAVRLPGRDARMGEPPATDLRTLAAEAAEAVAGLLGDEPFALFGHSLGAYLAYEMARALRDKWDLHPSLLAVSASHAPRARVRAGAPLHRLPDEEFLEALDTRYGAIPPVIREDRQLRAVYLPILRADVTMLETYEYLPGIPLACPVLAFGGSEDRETSRAGLAAWGELTGAGSSVALLPGGHFFLQPERERLLSLLAPELLRTLVP from the coding sequence ATGGATCTCGTGGCCGAGAATGCCGAGAATGCCGACAGGTGGGTGCTGCGGCCGGTCCGCCGACGGGCCGGCCGCATCCGGCTGCTGTGCCTGCCGTACGCCGGTGGGAGCGCCGCGGTCTTCCACGGCTGGGGCGACCTGCTGCCCGAGGCGGTCGAGCCTTGGGCGGTCAGGCTTCCGGGCCGGGACGCGCGCATGGGCGAACCGCCCGCGACCGACCTGCGCACGCTGGCCGCCGAGGCCGCCGAGGCCGTGGCGGGCCTGCTCGGGGACGAGCCGTTCGCGCTGTTCGGGCACAGCCTGGGTGCCTACTTGGCCTACGAGATGGCCCGCGCCCTTCGCGACAAGTGGGATCTGCATCCTTCGCTGCTCGCCGTCTCCGCCTCCCACGCCCCACGGGCGCGGGTCCGCGCTGGTGCGCCGTTGCACCGGCTGCCGGACGAGGAGTTCCTGGAGGCCCTCGACACACGGTACGGGGCGATCCCGCCGGTGATCCGTGAGGACCGGCAGCTCCGAGCGGTCTACCTGCCGATCCTGCGGGCGGACGTGACGATGCTGGAGACGTACGAGTACCTGCCTGGCATACCGCTCGCCTGTCCGGTGCTCGCCTTCGGCGGCTCGGAGGACCGGGAGACCAGCCGCGCGGGACTGGCGGCCTGGGGGGAGCTGACCGGCGCCGGTTCCTCGGTCGCCCTGCTGCCCGGCGGGCATTTCTTCCTCCAGCCGGAGCGGGAACGCCTGCTCTCCCTGCTGGCCCCGGAACTGCTGCGGACCTTGGTTCCCTGA
- a CDS encoding YczE/YyaS/YitT family protein — MPRPRLTWSSFRTHMASSRTRYLVYLGGCLIFSAGAACFIRSDLGTDPLDVFALGLLGHLRLTIGIAQALVAAVCIAVWAVWNRRPPVLSPFITFFLCGSVIDVLRAVDAAGYLPVPRTVLMLTGALLCTYGSALIIMSGVGIRAMDLVAITMTHRWRWPFWVAKGSLELLLLGAGYLLGGPVGVGTVCFLVCVDTLIQPCMRLNTRLFSLANHGLEKPVGPRPAFRPTLIR; from the coding sequence ATGCCCCGCCCCCGCCTCACCTGGTCCAGCTTCCGCACCCACATGGCGTCGTCGCGCACCCGCTACCTGGTCTACCTGGGTGGCTGCCTGATCTTCTCCGCGGGTGCGGCCTGCTTCATCCGATCGGACCTCGGCACCGATCCACTGGACGTGTTCGCCCTGGGTCTCCTGGGACACCTGCGGCTCACCATCGGGATCGCCCAGGCACTCGTTGCCGCAGTCTGCATCGCCGTCTGGGCCGTGTGGAACCGGCGGCCCCCGGTCCTCTCCCCGTTCATCACCTTCTTCCTCTGCGGCAGTGTGATCGACGTGCTGCGCGCCGTGGACGCGGCCGGGTATCTGCCCGTGCCCCGCACGGTCCTCATGCTGACGGGAGCGCTGCTGTGTACGTACGGCTCGGCCCTGATCATCATGAGCGGTGTGGGTATCCGCGCCATGGACCTGGTCGCCATCACCATGACCCACCGGTGGCGCTGGCCGTTCTGGGTTGCCAAGGGGAGCCTGGAGCTGTTGCTGCTCGGTGCCGGGTACCTCCTCGGGGGACCGGTGGGCGTGGGCACCGTGTGCTTCCTGGTGTGCGTCGACACGCTGATCCAGCCGTGCATGCGGCTCAACACACGGTTGTTCTCGCTGGCCAACCACGGCCTCGAGAAGCCCGTGGGGCCGCGTCCGGCCTTCCGTCCGACCCTGATCCGATAG
- a CDS encoding 4'-phosphopantetheinyl transferase family protein encodes MIERIVPAGVVVEAVYGDEVWAPETALFPEEAEAVAEATPGRQREFATTRLCARRGMARLGHEPAPLTRSRRGAPGWPPGLVGSLTHCAGYRAAAVARTQDVGALGIDAEPNVPLPEGLLASIATPAERLWVRSLTAQRPEVCWDRLLFSIKESTFKTWYPLTGRELEFREAEVALDLTAGTCQARPLVPAPVIGNLPTDCFRGRWMVRYGLITTAMHVPRTAW; translated from the coding sequence GTGATCGAGCGGATCGTGCCGGCCGGGGTCGTCGTCGAGGCCGTCTACGGTGACGAGGTCTGGGCGCCGGAGACCGCGCTCTTCCCCGAGGAGGCGGAGGCCGTCGCCGAGGCGACTCCTGGACGTCAGCGTGAATTCGCCACCACACGCCTGTGCGCGCGGCGGGGCATGGCCCGCCTGGGACATGAGCCGGCTCCGCTGACGCGCAGCCGCCGAGGCGCGCCGGGATGGCCGCCCGGTCTGGTCGGCAGCCTCACCCACTGCGCCGGATATCGCGCGGCCGCCGTGGCCCGTACGCAGGACGTCGGCGCGCTCGGGATCGACGCGGAGCCGAACGTGCCCCTTCCCGAGGGCCTCCTCGCTTCGATCGCCACACCGGCAGAACGCCTCTGGGTACGCTCACTGACCGCCCAGCGCCCCGAAGTGTGCTGGGACCGGCTTCTGTTCAGCATCAAGGAAAGCACCTTCAAGACGTGGTACCCGCTGACCGGCCGCGAACTGGAGTTCCGGGAGGCAGAAGTGGCACTCGATCTCACGGCCGGCACATGCCAGGCCCGGCCGCTGGTACCGGCACCCGTCATCGGCAACCTGCCCACGGACTGCTTCCGCGGCCGATGGATGGTCCGGTACGGGCTCATCACGACCGCCATGCATGTTCCTCGAACCGCCTGGTGA